Proteins encoded within one genomic window of Candidatus Binatota bacterium:
- the moaA gene encoding GTP 3',8-cyclase MoaA: MSACIDTLGRRLSEVRISVTDRCNFRCPYCMPADLFGESYSFLPRPELLSYEEIARLVGILAGLGVSKARITGGEPLVRADLGDLVKRLSAIDGIDDIALTTNGALLAQQATHLAEAGLHRVTVSLDSLNPVMFQRMNGGRGNLDDVLAGIADAVEAGLSPIKVNCVVVRDMNDDSFENIAEYFRGTDVELRFIEYMDVGTRNDWEMGKVVTASEIVERLAARWPLESIERSSPSEVAGRYRYTDGQGTVGVVSSVTAPFCGACTRARLTTNGRLVNCLFAEGGVDLKGPLRSGASDQQLTDIILGSWRARDDRYSELRTQATSGDSPPRRRMEMYQLGG; encoded by the coding sequence GTGAGCGCTTGTATCGACACCCTGGGTCGTCGCCTGTCCGAGGTGAGGATATCGGTCACCGACCGCTGTAACTTTCGCTGCCCTTACTGCATGCCGGCCGACCTCTTCGGCGAGAGCTACAGCTTTCTACCCAGGCCCGAGCTGCTGAGCTACGAAGAAATCGCCAGGCTCGTGGGCATACTTGCGGGCCTGGGAGTGAGCAAGGCAAGGATAACCGGTGGCGAACCGCTGGTACGCGCCGACCTCGGAGATCTCGTCAAGCGCCTGTCGGCCATCGACGGCATCGACGACATAGCCCTGACCACCAACGGCGCGCTGCTCGCACAGCAGGCCACTCACCTGGCCGAGGCTGGCCTCCACCGGGTCACCGTGAGCCTGGACAGCCTCAACCCGGTTATGTTCCAACGCATGAACGGCGGCCGCGGCAACCTGGACGACGTGCTGGCGGGCATCGCGGACGCGGTCGAAGCGGGACTATCCCCGATCAAGGTCAACTGCGTAGTGGTGCGTGACATGAACGACGACTCCTTTGAAAACATAGCCGAGTACTTTCGCGGCACTGATGTCGAGCTGCGCTTCATCGAGTACATGGACGTCGGCACGCGCAACGACTGGGAAATGGGCAAGGTCGTAACCGCTTCCGAGATAGTAGAGCGGCTGGCCGCTCGCTGGCCGCTGGAGTCGATCGAACGGAGCTCGCCTTCGGAAGTGGCCGGCCGCTACCGCTACACCGACGGACAGGGGACGGTGGGAGTGGTGTCGTCGGTAACAGCACCGTTCTGCGGCGCCTGCACACGCGCGCGGCTTACCACCAACGGCCGCCTGGTGAACTGCCTGTTTGCCGAGGGCGGCGTCGATCTGAAAGGACCGTTGAGAAGCGGCGCCAGCGACCAACAACTCACCGATATAATACTGGGCAGCTGGCGCGCGCGTGACGATCGCTACTCGGAGCTGCGCACGCAGGCCACCAGCGGCGACTCCCCCCCGCGACGGCGCATGGAAATGTACCAGCTCGGCGGCTGA
- a CDS encoding SRPBCC family protein, producing the protein MQEVSVSRTVAAPRQQAWDLYTDHVSWQDWAGLGRVRLDREGDPAPNGSGCVRVITSAGMPVYEEILEFDVPTRMTYTLVKGAMPIRDHLGEVDFSDDGEGTLIEWRARFNSKIPGLGWLLKLIVQKVFDQAMDGFERRLAEE; encoded by the coding sequence ATGCAGGAAGTATCAGTAAGCAGAACAGTAGCGGCGCCCCGACAGCAGGCCTGGGACTTGTACACCGACCACGTATCGTGGCAGGACTGGGCCGGACTGGGGCGCGTACGCCTCGACCGCGAGGGCGACCCTGCCCCCAACGGCAGCGGCTGCGTGCGAGTCATAACCTCGGCCGGTATGCCGGTGTACGAAGAAATCCTGGAGTTCGACGTGCCCACACGCATGACCTACACCTTGGTCAAGGGCGCCATGCCGATTCGCGACCACCTCGGCGAGGTGGATTTTTCGGACGACGGCGAGGGCACGCTCATCGAGTGGCGAGCGCGCTTCAACTCAAAAATACCTGGACTTGGATGGTTGCTGAAGCTGATCGTACAGAAAGTTTTTGACCAGGCGATGGACGGCTTCGAGCGTCGCCTGGCCGAAGAATAG
- a CDS encoding ATP-binding cassette domain-containing protein: MSAPVLDTCFALTAGRGQRSFSVKVNFKLESGVLALFGPSGVGKTLTLRALAGLERPASGHIAFNGNTVFDSRQKLWVPAWRRRVGWMPQHNALFPFKSVRANVAFGLPAGEREGPRVAELLEELTIEHLAQASPGSLSGGERKRVALARALAVEPEILLLDEPFASIDRDGRDELLALLQGTLARRSVPAVIVTHDAHEAQRLANSVVLYERGSSAEQGDPKSMLRGY; encoded by the coding sequence ATGAGCGCGCCGGTGCTCGACACCTGCTTCGCGCTCACCGCTGGTCGCGGCCAACGGTCGTTCAGCGTGAAGGTAAACTTCAAGCTCGAGTCCGGGGTGCTTGCTTTGTTCGGTCCGTCAGGAGTGGGCAAGACGCTCACGTTGAGGGCACTGGCCGGGCTGGAGCGGCCCGCCTCGGGACATATCGCGTTCAATGGCAACACGGTTTTTGATTCCAGGCAGAAGCTGTGGGTGCCGGCCTGGCGGCGGCGCGTGGGATGGATGCCACAACACAACGCGCTGTTCCCTTTCAAGTCGGTGCGCGCCAATGTCGCCTTCGGGCTGCCCGCGGGTGAACGCGAGGGGCCGCGGGTTGCCGAGCTGCTCGAAGAGCTGACCATAGAACACCTGGCCCAGGCATCGCCGGGCTCGTTGTCCGGGGGCGAACGCAAGCGCGTTGCCCTCGCGCGTGCGCTGGCCGTGGAGCCGGAGATCTTGCTGCTCGACGAACCCTTCGCGTCGATAGACAGAGACGGCCGCGACGAATTGCTAGCCCTGCTGCAGGGCACCCTCGCCCGCCGTTCGGTGCCGGCCGTGATCGTCACCCACGACGCCCACGAGGCCCAGCGGCTGGCCAACTCGGTGGTGCTCTACGAACGCGGCAGCAGCGCCGAGCAGGGCGACCCCAAGAGTATGCTCCGGGGCTACTGA
- the modB gene encoding molybdate ABC transporter permease subunit: MNAEHAFPVLLSLQVATAALLVTLPLALPLARLQARSRYRGRSLVDAAVLLPLVLPPSVVGYLLVLVFGRGGPLGGLLDAAGLRIIFTPAAAIIASAVVAFPILTRSAQAAIAAVPRDIEEAAASLGLAPAFVFARVTVPAAWRGLAAAVVLAFARAMGEFGATLMFAGNMPGSTNTMPLEIFSAYESGDDGRALLYVALLTAVSLAVVLAASQLETRSAERDR; this comes from the coding sequence GTGAACGCCGAACACGCCTTTCCGGTGCTGCTGTCGTTGCAGGTTGCCACCGCCGCCCTGCTCGTGACCCTACCGCTTGCGCTGCCGTTAGCGCGCCTGCAGGCGCGCAGCCGTTACCGCGGCCGCTCGCTGGTAGACGCCGCGGTGCTACTGCCGCTGGTGTTGCCACCCTCGGTGGTGGGCTACCTGCTGGTGCTGGTCTTCGGTCGCGGGGGACCGCTGGGCGGACTGCTCGACGCCGCTGGACTACGAATCATCTTTACTCCCGCGGCAGCCATTATTGCCTCTGCCGTCGTGGCCTTCCCCATACTTACCCGCAGCGCACAGGCAGCCATCGCCGCGGTGCCGCGCGATATAGAAGAAGCCGCCGCGTCGCTGGGCCTGGCACCGGCCTTCGTGTTTGCGCGCGTCACCGTGCCGGCCGCCTGGAGGGGACTGGCGGCCGCAGTCGTGCTCGCCTTCGCGCGCGCCATGGGCGAGTTCGGCGCAACGCTGATGTTTGCCGGCAACATGCCGGGTTCGACCAACACCATGCCGCTTGAAATATTCAGCGCCTACGAAAGCGGCGACGACGGCCGCGCGCTCCTCTACGTCGCCCTGCTCACCGCCGTGTCGCTGGCGGTAGTGCTCGCCGCCTCTCAGCTCGAAACTCGGTCAGCGGAGCGGGATCGATGA
- the modA gene encoding molybdate ABC transporter substrate-binding protein, translating to MTVRYTGSSCAGVARASAACLLLLAGCAGRGEATIAAASSLRAAMPSLLTAWRGQSQVTLTFNVNYGASGSLRRQVEAGAPTHAVFLASARQVDRLLEQGLVDPSSRVVVAGNQLVLAGPEPSKDLRFADLASLAPGQLLAMGDPDTAPVGRYARDYLQALGIWPAVKQRAVYASSTAAVLAYARRGEVTAAIVYDSDLLTVDDLLLLDRARPGLATQPLLVAALSADAPRELADFLSFVVSQAGQKVLAEYGFLPPPGDTR from the coding sequence ATGACCGTGCGCTATACAGGATCAAGCTGCGCCGGGGTGGCACGCGCGAGCGCTGCCTGCCTCTTGCTGCTGGCGGGTTGCGCCGGGCGGGGCGAGGCCACCATTGCCGCCGCCTCGAGTCTGCGCGCTGCCATGCCCTCGCTGCTCACCGCCTGGCGCGGGCAGTCGCAGGTTACACTGACCTTCAACGTAAATTACGGAGCTTCGGGCAGCCTGCGACGGCAGGTCGAAGCCGGCGCCCCCACCCACGCGGTGTTCCTGGCCTCGGCCCGACAGGTGGACCGCCTGCTCGAGCAAGGCCTGGTAGACCCCTCCTCGCGCGTGGTCGTGGCCGGCAACCAACTGGTGCTCGCCGGCCCCGAACCGTCAAAAGATCTCAGGTTTGCCGACCTCGCGTCGCTCGCCCCCGGCCAGCTGCTGGCCATGGGCGACCCCGACACCGCGCCAGTGGGCCGCTACGCGCGCGACTACCTACAGGCGCTGGGCATCTGGCCGGCTGTCAAGCAGCGCGCCGTGTACGCTTCGAGTACGGCCGCGGTGCTGGCTTACGCCAGGCGAGGAGAAGTTACCGCGGCCATCGTATACGACAGTGACTTGTTGACGGTAGACGACCTGCTGTTGCTCGACCGCGCCCGGCCGGGCTTGGCGACCCAACCGCTGCTCGTCGCCGCGCTATCGGCCGACGCTCCCCGGGAGTTGGCCGACTTCCTCTCCTTCGTCGTTTCGCAAGCAGGGCAGAAGGTGCTCGCCGAGTACGGCTTCCTGCCGCCGCCCGGAGATACACGGTGA
- a CDS encoding aminoacyl-tRNA hydrolase, whose protein sequence is MAGQQDLRIRGHLVIPGSLLSVRYSRGGGPGGQNVNKVATRVELLFEIDRAAGLLGEGVVERLRKSCSRRMDRRGRVRIVAAEYRHQYRNQVAARDRLRELLLAALSAPRPRRASSPSRANRERRLRSKHHRGAVKGLRGTVGDDD, encoded by the coding sequence ATGGCCGGCCAACAGGACTTGAGAATACGCGGACACCTGGTCATCCCGGGGTCCTTGCTGAGCGTGCGCTACAGTCGAGGCGGCGGCCCCGGTGGCCAGAATGTCAACAAGGTGGCCACGCGCGTGGAGCTGTTGTTTGAGATCGACCGCGCCGCGGGGCTGCTGGGCGAGGGGGTGGTCGAACGCCTTCGCAAATCATGCTCGCGACGCATGGACAGGCGCGGCCGCGTACGCATCGTGGCCGCCGAGTACCGTCACCAGTACCGCAACCAGGTAGCCGCGCGCGATCGCTTGCGCGAACTGCTGCTTGCCGCGCTGTCTGCTCCGCGCCCGCGTCGCGCCAGCTCGCCGTCGCGGGCCAACCGCGAGCGCCGTCTGCGCAGCAAGCACCACCGCGGCGCTGTCAAGGGGCTGCGCGGCACCGTCGGCGACGACGACTGA
- a CDS encoding nitronate monooxygenase, whose product MKFDNRVTRMLGVDTPIVQAPMGWIARSQLASAVSNAGAMGIIETSSGELDAIRNEIALMRQLTDKPFGVNVALAFVRDPNIVDFVVEQGVSFVSTSAGDPRKLTASLKDAGLTVFHVVPTLRAAMKAVDAGVDGLIVEGGEGGGFKGPRPVSSLVLVPLIRSRVEVPIIAAGGIADGVSMAAAFALGAEGVQMGTRMVSSAESPVHENWKRAIIGAAETDTVFLKSGAGPSLRALRTTTSEALEAGEGEAMATLAGGVKQVYFDGDLEAGIALTGQVAGRIDEVKTVADIITDTVAEYAAAVEDLAAQLDRS is encoded by the coding sequence ATGAAATTTGATAACCGTGTGACCAGGATGCTGGGCGTTGACACGCCCATAGTGCAGGCGCCCATGGGCTGGATAGCCCGTTCCCAGCTCGCGTCGGCGGTGTCCAACGCCGGCGCCATGGGCATCATCGAGACCTCGTCGGGAGAGCTCGACGCGATTCGCAACGAGATAGCCTTGATGCGCCAACTCACCGACAAGCCTTTCGGTGTCAACGTCGCGCTGGCCTTCGTGCGCGATCCCAACATCGTCGACTTCGTGGTCGAGCAGGGGGTGAGTTTTGTTTCGACCTCGGCCGGCGACCCGCGCAAGCTCACCGCCTCGCTCAAGGATGCCGGCCTGACTGTGTTCCACGTGGTGCCCACGCTGCGGGCTGCCATGAAGGCCGTAGACGCGGGCGTTGACGGCCTGATCGTTGAGGGCGGCGAGGGCGGGGGCTTCAAGGGCCCGCGCCCGGTGTCGAGCCTGGTGCTGGTGCCGCTGATACGATCGCGGGTGGAGGTTCCCATCATAGCCGCTGGCGGAATTGCCGACGGAGTGTCGATGGCAGCCGCATTCGCGCTTGGGGCCGAGGGCGTGCAGATGGGGACTCGCATGGTGTCGTCCGCCGAGTCGCCGGTGCACGAAAACTGGAAGCGGGCCATAATCGGGGCCGCCGAGACCGACACTGTGTTTCTTAAATCGGGGGCCGGTCCCAGCCTGCGCGCACTGCGAACCACGACCTCCGAGGCCCTGGAAGCAGGCGAGGGCGAGGCGATGGCGACGCTGGCGGGCGGGGTCAAGCAGGTCTACTTCGATGGCGACCTCGAGGCCGGCATCGCGTTGACCGGGCAGGTAGCCGGTCGCATAGACGAGGTGAAAACAGTGGCCGACATCATCACCGACACGGTCGCCGAGTACGCCGCTGCGGTAGAAGACCTGGCCGCCCAACTCGACCGATCCTGA
- a CDS encoding amidohydrolase, with the protein MDYDLKISNATIIDGSGGPAFTGDAGVNAGRVVALGSAPGEARETIDAGGRVLCPGFVDIHTHYDAQILWDPLLSVSPWHGVTTVVMGNCGFGVAPTRPEHRALIMRTLEKVEGMSFESLTAGLTDDWPFETFPEYLDAVESRGAAINTAVLLGHTPLRTWVMGEAATEREASEEEIAEMCSLAREALAAGALGFATSRSPTHVGHGGLPVPSRVASHEEVCSLARELGAAGRGIMQATAGPEFLFNEMEQIAQETGRTLSWTALLAGIAGPGSGQAMMRKSQEMVDRGVDVVPQVSCRSLQFDFTFDEPFPYEARPEFAEISRATTTAERMGIYADPAWRERARQGVGPEHPPEFFNGLWDQMVVSSCASEPDLEGRRVVELAAESGVDALDLVLDLSLRHELAVRFRMPFVNYDEDELGELLTADCAVLGLSDAGAHASQLCDACFSTHLLGHWVRHKGVLSLEQAVHMLTARPAEVFGLSDRGLLAEGRPADLVLFDPEKVAAGELRRVNDMPGGADRLVVDATGIDLVVVNGVIIRRDGRDTVSADDPLPGRLLRHGSASSATA; encoded by the coding sequence GTGGACTACGACCTCAAGATAAGCAACGCGACCATAATCGACGGCAGCGGCGGTCCGGCCTTCACGGGTGACGCAGGCGTAAATGCCGGTCGAGTAGTGGCCCTTGGCAGCGCCCCCGGTGAGGCCCGCGAGACCATCGACGCCGGTGGGCGCGTGCTGTGCCCGGGCTTCGTAGACATACACACCCACTACGACGCGCAGATTCTGTGGGACCCGCTGCTGTCGGTGTCGCCCTGGCACGGGGTCACCACCGTGGTGATGGGCAACTGCGGCTTCGGGGTAGCGCCCACCAGGCCCGAGCACCGCGCGCTCATTATGCGCACGCTCGAAAAAGTGGAGGGCATGAGCTTCGAGTCGCTCACTGCCGGCCTCACAGACGACTGGCCCTTTGAAACTTTTCCCGAGTACCTCGACGCGGTCGAAAGTCGCGGCGCTGCCATCAACACCGCCGTGCTGCTGGGCCACACTCCGCTGCGTACCTGGGTGATGGGCGAGGCAGCTACGGAGCGAGAGGCCAGCGAGGAAGAAATAGCGGAGATGTGCAGCCTGGCGCGCGAGGCCCTGGCCGCCGGCGCCCTGGGCTTTGCCACCTCGCGGTCTCCCACTCACGTGGGTCATGGCGGGCTGCCGGTGCCCAGTCGAGTGGCTTCTCACGAAGAGGTATGCTCGCTGGCGCGTGAGCTCGGGGCCGCCGGGCGCGGGATAATGCAGGCCACGGCCGGGCCCGAGTTTCTGTTCAACGAGATGGAGCAGATCGCTCAAGAGACCGGCCGCACGCTCAGTTGGACGGCGTTGCTCGCGGGCATAGCCGGCCCGGGCAGTGGGCAGGCCATGATGCGCAAATCGCAGGAGATGGTGGATCGCGGCGTAGACGTGGTGCCGCAGGTGAGCTGCCGGTCGCTGCAGTTCGATTTCACCTTCGACGAGCCGTTCCCTTATGAAGCGAGGCCGGAGTTCGCCGAAATCTCCAGGGCCACCACCACCGCCGAGCGCATGGGCATCTACGCGGACCCCGCGTGGCGTGAGCGTGCCCGGCAGGGCGTAGGCCCCGAGCATCCACCCGAGTTTTTCAACGGGCTGTGGGATCAGATGGTCGTGAGCTCCTGTGCGTCCGAGCCTGATCTGGAGGGCCGCCGGGTGGTGGAGCTGGCGGCTGAAAGCGGTGTTGACGCGCTCGACCTGGTGTTGGACCTTTCGCTGCGCCACGAGTTGGCGGTTCGCTTTCGCATGCCCTTTGTAAATTACGATGAGGACGAGCTGGGCGAACTGCTCACGGCTGACTGCGCGGTGCTGGGGCTGTCAGACGCCGGCGCGCATGCGAGCCAGCTCTGCGACGCATGCTTTTCGACCCACTTGCTGGGCCACTGGGTGCGCCACAAGGGCGTGCTCTCGCTGGAGCAGGCCGTGCACATGCTCACGGCACGACCGGCCGAGGTCTTCGGGCTGTCGGATCGGGGTCTGCTGGCCGAGGGTCGGCCAGCCGATCTCGTGCTGTTTGATCCCGAGAAGGTGGCCGCCGGCGAACTAAGGCGTGTGAACGACATGCCCGGCGGCGCCGACCGCCTGGTCGTCGACGCTACCGGCATAGATCTCGTGGTCGTGAACGGCGTGATCATTCGTCGCGACGGTCGCGACACTGTATCTGCCGACGACCCGCTGCCCGGCCGCCTGCTGCGTCATGGCAGCGCCTCCTCGGCGACGGCCTGA
- a CDS encoding ABC transporter permease subunit — MKASAEELRRTRPRSRLLRTAAWATAALVVFSWMGGDFGLEQLSGERRLANLERFTGELRPWPVQQQGGFDAGSTADWQTVYDWAAALMADGGSTALASTAAIAVLASVLAALVGYLACWPAARNVARPAPFFGGRAVADQRRGLRWARWAWSALNHSVRALLLFARAVPEYLWAFLLVESLGYTALPAVLALALHNAGILGRLGAETVENMPPAPARALAAAGASRSQTAAAVFPGLLPRLLLYFFYRWETCVREATVLGMLGVLSLGSLIRDARAGNLYDELFFYVLLGALLVLAGDLLSALARGLVRRA, encoded by the coding sequence ATGAAAGCGAGCGCCGAAGAACTCAGGCGTACGCGCCCACGCAGCCGACTGTTGCGAACCGCCGCGTGGGCCACCGCTGCGCTGGTCGTGTTCTCGTGGATGGGCGGAGACTTCGGACTTGAGCAACTCAGCGGCGAACGCCGCCTGGCCAACCTTGAACGCTTTACGGGCGAGCTTCGTCCCTGGCCCGTGCAGCAACAGGGCGGCTTCGACGCAGGTTCTACCGCCGACTGGCAAACCGTGTACGACTGGGCCGCCGCCCTGATGGCCGACGGAGGCAGCACGGCGCTTGCATCTACGGCCGCCATTGCCGTGCTGGCCTCGGTGCTGGCAGCGCTGGTAGGCTACCTGGCCTGCTGGCCTGCGGCGCGAAACGTCGCCCGCCCGGCGCCCTTCTTCGGCGGCCGGGCCGTTGCCGACCAACGTCGAGGATTGCGCTGGGCGCGCTGGGCCTGGTCGGCGCTCAACCACTCGGTACGCGCGCTATTGCTGTTTGCGCGCGCTGTGCCCGAGTACCTGTGGGCCTTTCTGCTGGTGGAGTCGCTAGGCTACACGGCCCTGCCGGCGGTGCTGGCACTGGCCCTGCACAACGCTGGCATACTGGGACGCCTGGGAGCCGAGACCGTAGAGAACATGCCCCCGGCGCCCGCGCGGGCGTTGGCCGCTGCCGGCGCGTCGAGATCACAGACCGCCGCGGCCGTATTTCCGGGCCTGCTGCCGCGGCTGCTGCTGTACTTCTTCTACCGCTGGGAAACCTGCGTGCGTGAAGCCACCGTGCTGGGCATGCTGGGCGTGCTGTCGCTGGGCTCGCTCATACGCGACGCCCGCGCCGGCAATCTCTACGACGAGCTGTTCTTCTACGTGCTGCTGGGGGCACTGCTGGTGCTGGCGGGCGACCTGCTGTCGGCGCTGGCCCGCGGTCTCGTGCGCCGGGCTTGA
- a CDS encoding ABC transporter permease subunit: MSSATDSRTGTRRAVVGAITAAGLASAAFLSAQGQLALPGLESLELLARFFSHALRPALDYGSPFVPVGAPPLLLQVAAATWRTVQLAVAAMSLAVPVALLLGFAGASAWWRLPGPGGRAVLRRLGPLLYAPARVVMTLARSVHELLWALLFLAAVGLSDTAAVLAIAIPYAGTLGKVFSEMIDEAPRDAAVQLTGSGATAAQAFSVALLPRALPDMAAYSFYRFECALRSAAVLGFFGPETLGKFIRLAWNESLYAELWTYLYALFALIAVSDMASRALRQRFLGETPAR, translated from the coding sequence ATGAGCAGCGCGACTGACAGCCGCACGGGCACGCGGCGCGCGGTAGTCGGCGCGATCACAGCCGCAGGTCTCGCCTCGGCCGCCTTTCTCAGCGCCCAGGGCCAACTGGCGCTCCCCGGCCTCGAGTCACTCGAACTGCTCGCGCGTTTTTTCTCACATGCCCTGCGGCCGGCCCTGGACTACGGTTCACCCTTCGTGCCGGTGGGCGCGCCACCACTGCTGCTACAGGTAGCCGCCGCCACCTGGCGAACCGTACAGCTGGCCGTGGCCGCCATGAGCCTGGCGGTTCCAGTTGCGCTGCTGCTGGGATTCGCGGGTGCCAGCGCCTGGTGGCGACTGCCAGGGCCTGGCGGGCGCGCCGTCTTGCGGCGCCTGGGCCCGCTGCTCTACGCGCCGGCGAGGGTCGTTATGACACTGGCGCGCTCGGTACACGAGCTGCTGTGGGCACTGCTGTTCCTGGCGGCTGTGGGCCTGAGCGACACCGCAGCCGTGCTGGCCATTGCCATCCCCTACGCCGGCACGCTGGGCAAAGTGTTCTCCGAGATGATAGACGAGGCGCCGCGCGACGCCGCCGTGCAACTGACCGGCAGCGGCGCGACCGCGGCCCAGGCCTTCTCGGTGGCGCTGTTGCCGCGCGCGCTGCCCGACATGGCGGCCTACAGTTTCTATCGCTTTGAGTGCGCGCTCAGGTCGGCCGCAGTACTCGGGTTTTTCGGCCCCGAAACACTGGGCAAGTTCATACGGCTTGCGTGGAACGAATCGCTGTACGCCGAACTGTGGACCTACCTCTACGCGCTGTTCGCCTTGATAGCAGTGAGTGACATGGCAAGCCGCGCTCTCAGGCAACGGTTTCTTGGCGAGACGCCCGCGCGATGA
- a CDS encoding ATP-binding cassette domain-containing protein yields MNPLLEINDLRVNYDRRTVLAVDHLAVAPGECVAVVGPSGAGKTTLLRSCNGTVPAAAGGVAINGRLLSDMGERELRRTRSEIAFIPQDLALVPELRVVANVLAGGFGREGLFTALRALLKPRRADTQRAFELLQRVGVGDKLYQRSDKLSGGEQQRVAVARALFGGPRMLLADEPVASVDPERARDTLALLLELAREQGFSLLVSLHNLNLARELFGRLLGLRRGRLLFDCAPAELGDDELEALYALDPSEDEQRD; encoded by the coding sequence CTGAATCCGCTGCTTGAAATCAACGACCTACGCGTAAACTACGACCGTAGGACGGTGCTCGCAGTTGACCACCTGGCCGTGGCACCCGGCGAGTGCGTGGCCGTGGTCGGCCCCAGTGGCGCGGGTAAAACCACGCTGCTGAGATCCTGCAACGGCACCGTGCCCGCCGCTGCCGGTGGTGTAGCCATCAACGGGCGCCTGCTCTCAGACATGGGTGAACGCGAACTGAGGCGCACTCGCTCCGAGATCGCCTTCATACCGCAGGACCTCGCGCTGGTTCCCGAGCTCAGGGTGGTGGCCAACGTGTTGGCCGGCGGCTTCGGCCGCGAAGGCTTGTTCACTGCGCTGCGCGCGCTGCTCAAGCCTCGCCGTGCCGACACCCAACGTGCCTTCGAACTGCTGCAACGCGTGGGCGTGGGCGACAAGCTCTACCAGCGCAGCGACAAACTCTCGGGCGGCGAGCAGCAACGGGTAGCCGTGGCGCGCGCGCTGTTCGGCGGCCCTCGCATGCTGCTGGCCGATGAGCCGGTGGCCAGTGTTGACCCCGAGCGGGCGCGAGACACCCTGGCGCTGCTGCTCGAGCTGGCCCGTGAGCAGGGTTTTTCGCTGTTGGTAAGCCTGCACAACCTCAATCTCGCGCGCGAACTGTTCGGTCGCCTGCTGGGCCTCAGGCGCGGCCGCCTGCTGTTTGACTGCGCCCCGGCAGAACTGGGCGACGACGAGCTGGAGGCGCTGTACGCGCTGGATCCGAGCGAAGATGAGCAGCGCGACTGA
- a CDS encoding putative selenate ABC transporter substrate-binding protein: protein MLLLTRAALFAALLVSSVSPAANPAQADPPAGATALRFTAIPDQNATELKARYKPVADYLARRLGIAVEYVAAADYQASVEMFKNGDVLLAWFGGLTGVQARAAVPGAHAIVQGAEDPHYYSYFIAHRSAGLAPSEQFPLAIASLPFTFGSESSTSGRLMPEYFLRRATGKSPAEFFEQAYGFSGSHSRTAALVCSGGRIKAGVINYLTWDSMVETGRIDSSDCQVLWKTPAYADYNMTAHPDIERLFGAGTTARLARALTAMDDPALLAAFARSGLIAASDGEFEGIARVARELGLLRIRRTAR from the coding sequence ATGCTGCTTCTGACCCGCGCCGCGCTGTTCGCCGCGCTGCTGGTCAGCAGCGTAAGCCCGGCCGCAAATCCCGCCCAAGCGGATCCCCCGGCTGGAGCGACCGCGCTTCGTTTCACCGCCATCCCCGACCAGAACGCTACCGAGCTCAAGGCCAGGTACAAGCCCGTGGCCGACTACCTGGCCCGCCGCCTGGGCATAGCCGTGGAGTACGTGGCCGCGGCCGACTACCAGGCCTCGGTAGAAATGTTCAAGAACGGAGATGTGCTGCTGGCCTGGTTCGGTGGACTCACCGGTGTGCAGGCCCGCGCGGCGGTGCCCGGCGCCCACGCCATCGTGCAGGGCGCCGAGGACCCCCACTACTACAGTTACTTCATTGCCCACCGCTCGGCGGGACTGGCACCCTCGGAGCAGTTTCCCCTGGCCATTGCCTCGTTGCCCTTCACCTTCGGTTCGGAAAGCTCGACCTCGGGGCGACTGATGCCCGAGTACTTTCTGCGCCGCGCCACGGGCAAGTCACCCGCAGAGTTTTTCGAGCAGGCCTACGGGTTCTCGGGCAGCCATTCACGCACGGCAGCACTGGTGTGCTCGGGCGGCCGCATCAAGGCCGGTGTCATCAACTACCTCACCTGGGACAGCATGGTGGAGACTGGCCGCATCGACAGCTCCGACTGCCAGGTGCTGTGGAAGACGCCTGCCTACGCCGACTACAACATGACGGCCCACCCCGACATCGAGCGGCTCTTCGGCGCGGGCACGACGGCGCGACTGGCTCGCGCGCTCACGGCCATGGACGACCCGGCATTGCTGGCGGCCTTTGCCCGCAGCGGATTGATCGCCGCCAGCGACGGCGAGTTTGAGGGAATAGCGCGCGTGGCCCGTGAGCTGGGCCTGCTCAGGATCCGGAGAACCGCGCGCTGA